The following coding sequences lie in one Gemmatimonadota bacterium genomic window:
- the hisF gene encoding imidazole glycerol phosphate synthase subunit HisF encodes MLLDRVIVCLDVDAGRVVKGVRFRDLRDVGDPVELAVRYEAEGADEIVFLDVSASVEGRKAMTDAITRTAERLFIPLTVGGGVSEVDDIAHLLRAGADKVAVNTAAVRRPRLLEEAAARFGSQCVVASIDARADAPGDTGRIAYRVFTHGGRAPSDLEAVSWGVECARRGAGELLLTAIDRDGTREGFDLDLTGEVARRVPVPVIASGGAGRAEHFREAFQVARASAALGAGIFHEGLTTVGDVKRELAAAGVPVRTA; translated from the coding sequence ATGCTCCTGGATCGCGTCATCGTGTGCCTGGACGTGGACGCCGGCCGCGTCGTGAAGGGCGTCAGGTTTCGGGATCTGCGGGACGTGGGCGACCCCGTCGAGCTGGCGGTGCGCTACGAAGCGGAGGGCGCCGACGAGATCGTGTTCCTGGACGTGTCGGCGTCGGTGGAGGGCCGCAAGGCCATGACCGACGCGATCACCCGCACCGCCGAGCGCTTGTTCATCCCGCTGACCGTGGGCGGGGGCGTGTCGGAGGTCGATGACATCGCGCACCTCCTGCGCGCGGGCGCCGACAAGGTCGCCGTCAACACCGCCGCGGTGCGCCGGCCCCGGCTCCTGGAGGAAGCGGCGGCTCGCTTCGGCAGCCAGTGCGTGGTCGCGAGCATCGACGCCCGCGCCGACGCGCCGGGCGACACCGGGCGCATCGCCTACCGCGTCTTCACCCACGGCGGCCGCGCCCCCTCCGACCTGGAGGCGGTATCGTGGGGCGTGGAGTGCGCCCGGCGCGGCGCCGGCGAGCTGCTGCTCACCGCCATCGACAGGGACGGCACCCGCGAGGGCTTCGACCTGGACCTGACCGGCGAGGTCGCGCGGCGCGTGCCCGTGCCGGTGATCGCGAGCGGGGGGGCCGGCCGGGCCGAGCACTTCCGCGAGGCCTTTCAGGTGGCGCGGGCGAGCGCAGCGCTGGGCGCCGGCATATTCCACGAAGGGCTCACCACGGTGGGCGACGTCAAGCGCGAGCTCGCCGCCGCCGGCGTGCCGGTGCGGACCGCGTGA